The DNA region TATAGAGGCAAAGAAGGGTCCTCGGATAAATCAGAGCCGATATTGATGATTgctcccttcttcttcttgagcATACCAGGAAGCACTGCCCTAGTCACCCAAGTTGGTGCTTCCATGTTAACCTTTGTAATGCTCTCCATCAGCTCCAGATCTACCTCATGAAAGAACCTTGCATAAGGATAAGTCACCCCTGCATTGTTAACCAAAATGCCAACATCAAGCCCTTTGATGCCTTCCTCTATAGTTTTAGCTATCTGCTCACCACTCACTTTCGCCAAGTCGATGACAATGCTCTTAACTTTCACTGGTTCATGACAGTTCTCGCGGATTCCTTTGGAGGTAGCTTCGAGCTTGGAAGGGTTTCGGCCAACCAAGACAAGGTTAAGACCCTTTGAAGCCATTTCAAAGGCAAGGGCTTTGCCGATTCCATCAGTGGAGCCAGTGATGATCGCCCATGATCCATACTCCTTGAGATCCCTTGGAGGTCTCAGAAACATGACCCATACCCATCTCACACAATTGATTAAAGATTTACAAACAGATACCAACCCTATGGCGATTGCTACCACTATGAAAAATTCATGTAGCTCCATTGCCTAATATGGAGTCGATCAGTAAAGCAATTTGGAGTACAATTTTCCTTATTTGGTTATACAAAACTGATTGAAGCAAGCAGAAGATATATAACTCGCAAGTTGGCATGTAGAGAAAGACCATTCAAACTCCTGCATGTAAGCAACAGCTCGATTGGTTGGTTGGTGGTTGTCAGATTTCAGGTTTGCATATAAGGAATCGTTGGTAGTTGTCAGATCCCTGGTTTGTATTTAGGAGTTGGGGAAGTAGTAACTGCACACATGCATTGAACCATTATGCTGAGATTCTCCTGTTAACGTAGGGCACCTCTTTCTGATAATCTGATCATTTGGCATCTCTTTCTGATCCTACTGCTGAAAGAGAAATATACAAGGTAATTCGCTTTGTATTATATATCAAGCAATACCAGAATAATTCCAAATACAAATCCATGCGAACCGTCAAATTAGTTATTGGTGAGGAGCTTGAATCCAACCACCTTTGATATAGAATTATAGATTGAATACAAGTAGCTAGCTCCTTATTAGTTCTTTATGTTATCTAAAATGTTAcctaagaaaaaagaagatggaagaTATATCATACTCCTTTATGACAAAGCCAACCTCAGTAAAACCTATGTGATTAAATATATAGTACACATCAGAATGCATATTACTGTTGATGCATCTTCTTGATCTGTGCCTCCTTCATTTGGCCTCTCTTTCTGATCTCAATGTTATTCCGGTAATTTATGGCATTCAACAACACATCCGGTAATGCTGCACGATATATGAACCACTGCACAGAGTGCCACCAGTAGGGATTGCACAGAGGTTGGTCATGACTAATACATTGAACGCTTGCTTTGCAAAATTGCTCTGGTGATGCCAACAGCCAGGAAGGTCCATTCACTTGTTGTATTAAACCCGTAGCCACGAAAAGAGGAGTCTGCATCAGTTGAGAAGATGAACGCAGGTGAATTACTATCATAGACTGTATAAGGAGCAGCAGGGATAAACTTCTTTTAATATGTTACACTGTTAAGAATTATATAGTGGCCGGAATTTTGAGCAGGGTACGTAGGGTATGAAAGCCTGAGGTCCCTAGTCCAACTTTCCAACCACAATCAGTGTAGTATCATGGTGTAACCAGCAAGTTGATTTATTTGACAGACATAAATAAACAGATAGGGAAACAGAGAATTGGGGATTCCGGTGGGGTTgatggaattgaaatttggatcTTTGGATCTAGTATAGGTATTTTTTGTGATGTTAAACCaataatagaaagaaaaacaatacagAGGAAGATAATGACAACTTACCTGACACTGAATGTCAATTCCCATCTGCTTGTATTCCAAACTAATGCATTATGGGAACAAGGAAATGTACCTGTtccataagttcataactCATTAGCTCATAAAGTCATAATCAAAAGGCTATGTAATTATGTATGTGTATTCCAAACTAATGCATTTAGCTtgtgatatatatgtaatgtttCCATATGTAGTAAGCTAGATAATACTTATGAGAGTAAGGAAAGACTGATACATCTCTTAGGTCTTATCAGTTTGTAACACATCTAAAGTCATTATCTTAGAGAAATCTGAACTACGTACTGTACCCAAAGTAGTTCACCGAGACACGACACTTTTGAGAATCTAATAACAAAACCAGAATTTTGTTTAGAGTTCTAATGTGATTCGAATGAGGAAATGGTAGACTGCACGCTGATGAAGTTCAGAGATGTTTATACCAAGATGGAACTTATGCATGAAACAACCAAAATGGTAGTCCAGAAAACTCACGCTTTGGTTGCAGCATTTGCAGCATAAACGGTGTCAAGAGGCCAAGAAGGGAGGTGAGCTGTCATAGAACCAATATTGAGAATtgctcctttcttcttcttcagcattcCTGAAAGCACTGCCTTAGTCACCCAAGTTGCTCCTCCAACGTTCACCTTTATAATATTCTCCATGAGTTCCAGATCAACCTCATGAAAATACCTTGCGTAAGGGTAAGACGTGCCCGCGTTATTAACCAAAACACCAACATCTAGCTCTTCTATCCCTTTCTCTATGGCATTAGCTATTTCCTCCCCACTCGATTTGGCTAGGTCGATAACCATGCTCCTAAACTCGACTTTTCGACCAGATTCTATAAGTATTTCATTGCAGGTAGCTTCCAGCGCTGAATGGTTTCTATCGATGAGGAAAAGGTTAAGACCCTTCGAGGCTAACTCAAAGGCAAGCACTTTGCCAATTCCTTGAGCAGAGCCGGTGACAATAGCCCAAGACCCATAGTCCTTGAGATTCTTGGAGGGTCTCAGAAACATGATCCATACCCACCTCACAAAGTTGATAAAAGCTTTACAAACAGAGATGAAGCCTATGCATGTTGCTGTGAGATAATCagataaaaactcaaaatactagacatcttttaagataaatccatacatatttttcttttagggAAAATTCCCATCTACCCTATTATTAAGGAATTTTTTCtcactaacaaaataaaaatctaaaattcCCACTAACCCTATACACTTTTagtatttattctctctaacaaaatatttaactttttatatttttattgtcaAAACTGCCCTCCCTTATTCTTATTCTTagtctctcatctctctctttatcCTATTTCTTTCAGatctaatctctctctctctctcctcaccgGATAAGGTTCAGACGACGGCGCTCAATGCTAAACGATGGCCTTCTGAAGACGGTGACGCCGTCGTGCGCATCGAAGTCCCCTTCGGATATTGCAGATCTgaatttcaaagttaaaaCGAAGGGGAAGGAGAAAGACTGGTCGTCGTGGGTGTTGGTCGTCGCCGGCTACGCGAAGCAAGGATGAAAATGTTTGAGGAAATGAGAGGAGTGTGTTAATGAATTGAAATGGTAGGGAGAGAGTGTGAAGATGGAAGGTGGACTAGGGTGAGCTTTTGCTTTCGATGGTGACTTgaatttgtttggattttagagagagaagggagctTTTACACGGTTGTGTATGGGGATCTGagttctctttttgtttttgggctTTGATGGTTTTGTTAAAAACATTGGggaaaaggaggaagaagggtGAGAACTGAGAAGTTTGGTTTTAGGGAGGAAGGATAGGACGAAGAGCCAAAAGATGgagattcaaagaaaattgtgGTTTAGTAGTGTTTTTGGCCTGAAACGAGGATTAGATGTAGTTAAGAGAAAAAGGGAAATGCTTTGCTGTTGAGACTTCAAGGTGAGACAATGGTGGGGAACCTTGGAAGCTTCCATTGAGGCTTGGCCTTGTGTGGGAATCATTCATTCCATCCTGTATATTTGACCCAATTGATATTTATAATTGTGATCCAATTTTATGGGACTTGGTTGATAGATCTGGGAGGAAAGCAAATGGTTGACCTTGTGAAGTTGTGCTCCTAAGGTTCCTGGTATGCATTTTAACATTTTGAAGATTCATTTAGAGAGAAATAAGCCATTAAGCCTCTCTTCCCATTCTAACCGGAAGTTTGGATGATACTCTATTACGGTATGATCACAGTAACATCAGTTACACTCCATTaaagttggtttggttgttgttgttggtgaggAGTTTGCGGTGGAGAAAACGCATGTCGTCTGTTTCTACTGTTCTCAGTAGACTCTCATATTGCCCCTAGTAGACCCTCATACTGCCCCCAAAAGGCCCTCATACTACCTCTAACAGGGAcatgttataagtgactaaaacacacagttaagttcaaTAGGAGGTCCTACCGACCCCAACAAGAGGTCTTATTGACCCTAATAGGTGGTCCTATTGCCCTAATAGGAGGTCATACTGTCCCTACTGACCCTAGTAGGTGGTCCTACTGCCCTAATAGGAGGTCATACTGTccctactgaccccagtaggtGGTCCTACTGCCCTCAATAGGNNNNNNNNNNNNNNNNNNNNNNNNNNNNNNNNNNNNNNNNNNNNNNNNNNNNNNNNNNNNNNNNNNNNNNNNNNNNNNNTatagtgtgtgtatatatatatatatatatatatatatatatatatatgctatatacagaagtatgtcatttgtaataggatgatatttttcattcctaagctcCCATTTGGTGTTTCTCTACAGAGTCggaaaatgtctaattgtaaggtacacgttattgttc from Fragaria vesca subsp. vesca unplaced genomic scaffold, FraVesHawaii_1.0 scf0513160_u, whole genome shotgun sequence includes:
- the LOC101311536 gene encoding very-long-chain 3-oxoacyl-CoA reductase 1-like, with protein sequence MELHEFFIVVAIAIGLVSVCKSLINCVRWVWVMFLRPPRDLKEYGSWAIITGSTDGIGKALAFEMASKGLNLVLVGRNPSKLEATSKGIRENCHEPVKVKSIVIDLAKVSGEQIAKTIEEGIKGLDVGILVNNAGVTYPYARFFHEVDLELMESITKVNMEAPTWVTRAVLPGMLKKKKGAIINIGSDLSEDPSLPLYTLYAASKSYLKIFSRCISLEYKEHGIDIQCQAPRFVATEMTSHLKSLPLLIASLEKFSKASIRWIGYDHLCNPYWSHSVQGFMIHACPDALVNALTFWMCSTLRNRGQMKETQ